One window of Bactrocera tryoni isolate S06 chromosome 2, CSIRO_BtryS06_freeze2, whole genome shotgun sequence genomic DNA carries:
- the LOC120768621 gene encoding 3-ketoacyl-CoA thiolase, mitochondrial, which produces MSAVTKGIYIVGAKRTAFGTFGGALKNINQTQLQTVAAKAALDAAGLRGEQVDTVIIGNVIAASATDGIYLPRHVSLNCGIPIETPALAINRLCGSGFQSIVNGAQDILVGSAKVALTGGVENMSQAPFVARNIRFGTTLGANYNLEDSLWSGLTDSYCKLPMALTAENLAEQFKITRERVDEFSLRSQQNWARAQKEGVFNSEITPIKLKVKGKEVDFVVDEHPRPQTTIEGLAKLPSLFKKNGAVTAGTASGISDGAAAVIVASEEAVKEYNLKPLARLVAYSFVGVKPEIMGYGPVPAIQNVLKVSGKKLEDIDLIEINEAFAAQTLACVDALGLDVSKLNVNGGAIAVGHPLGASGSRITGHLVHEMKRKNLKYTIGSACIGGGQGIALLLESV; this is translated from the exons ATGTCTGCAGTAACTAAAG GAATTTACATAGTAGGCGCTAAGCGTACTGCTTTTGGTACTTTCGGCGGTGCCTTAAAGAATATCAATCAAACACAATTACAAACTGTCGCTGCCAAGGCTGCACTAGATGCTGCTGGACTACGCGGCGAACAAGTCGACACTGTGATCATTGGAAATGTTATTGCC GCTTCCGCCACAGATGGCATTTACTTGCCACGTCACGTCAGTCTTAATTGTGGCATACCAATTGAGACACCAGCACTAGCAATTAACCGTCTATGTGGCTCTGGCTTTCAATCTATTGTGAACGGCGCACAGGACATCTTGGTGGGCAGTGCTAAGGTCGCGCTAACCGGTGGTGTCGAGAATATGTCACAGGCACCATTTGTTGCACGCAACATCCGTTTTGGCACCACTTTAGGCGCTAACTACAATTTAGAAGATTCTCTGTGGTCTGGACTAACTGATTCATACTGCAAATTACCAATGGCGTTAACTGCCGAGAATTTAGCTGAACAATTCAAAATCACACGTGAGCGTGTCGATGAATTTTCACTTCGTTCGCAGCAAAATTGGGCACGAGCACAAAAGGAAGGCGTTTTTAATAGCGAAATTACACCCATTAAATTGAAAGTGAAGGGTAAagaagtcgattttgttgttgatGAACACCCAAGGCCACAAACCACAATTGAGGGATTAGCTAAGCTGCCATCACTGTTCAAGAAAAATGGCGCAGTCACTGCTGGCACTGCTTcg GGTATTTCTGATGGTGCGGCTGCTGTTATTGTCGCCTCTGAAGAAGCTGTGAAGGAGTATAATTTGAAGCCACTTGCACGACTTGTTGCTTACTCATTCGTTGGTGTGAAACCAGAAATTATGGGTTATGGTCCAGTGCCAGCCATCCAAAATGTACTCAAAGTTAGTGGCAAGAAATTGGAGGACATTGACCTAATTGAG ATTAACGAAGCCTTTGCCGCTCAAACCCTTGCCTGTGTTGATGCGCTGGGTCTGGATGTATCAAAGTTGAATGTTAATGGTGGCGCTATTGCCGTTGGTCATCCATTGGGTGCAAGTGGTTCACGCATTACTGGTCATTTGGTGCATGAAATGAA GCGCAAGAACTTGAAGTACACCATTGGTTCGGCATGTATTGGTGGCGGTCAAGGTATCGCCCTGTTGTTGGAGTCTGTTTAA